Proteins encoded within one genomic window of Ptiloglossa arizonensis isolate GNS036 chromosome 3, iyPtiAriz1_principal, whole genome shotgun sequence:
- the LOC143144323 gene encoding uncharacterized protein LOC143144323 isoform X2: MHYYVRVIIDNITIIHRTNLPREVMQIPDFSMKDDDGPSFVHHSVIREYLGNYAKHFNLYPYIKLNTLVKHVEPETLHNGQTIWMITCEDLETNVETTKTFDAVVVCNGHYTVGHIPRIPGIESFPGGRIHSHQYRIPEVYARKKVCILGASWSGVDIAIEISQYAEKVYLSHNLPELVDLKISENVEQRAGIQSIQGNIFIFRDGSTAEVDSFIYCTGYEFTYPFMSTKVELRTDDNHVEPIYKHLIHMDYPNLFIMGLPGIVIPFPMFHIQAQFILGVLEGHIKLPSSEKMREEYEAEKKVLLDQGIPRRHIIKLKERQWAYYDEIAAIANIPSFPPVIKKIYNHANEIRELDITTYKNHKYRIIDDENFAVCYCKPC; the protein is encoded by the exons ATGCATTACTACGTACGCGTTATCATCGACAATATTACTATAATTCACAG AACAAATCTTCCTCGGGAAGTTATGCAAATTCCTGACTTTTCAATGAAAGATGACGATGGCCCGTCATTTGTTCATCATAGTGTAATTCGAGAGTACCTTGGGAATTATGCGAAGCATTTTAACTTGTATCCTTATATAAAG TTGAACACTCTGGTGAAACACGTGGAGCCGGAAACGTTGCACAACGGGCAGACAATCTGGATGATCACGTGCGAGGATTTGGAAACCAATGTAGAAACCACTAAAACGTTCGACGCTGTGGTCGTGTGTAATGGTCATTACACTGTAGGTCATATTCCACGCATTCCAGGTATTGAAAGTTTTCCTGGTGGTCGGATACATAGCCATCAGTACAGAATACCCGAAGTATACGCTAGAAAGAAAGTTTGCATCCTAGGTGCATCTTGGTCCGGTGTCGATATCGCCATAGAGATATCGCAATACGCGGAAAAG GTATATTTAAGCCATAATCTACCGGAACTGGTTGATTTAAAAATATCCGAAAACGTGGAACAAAGGGCTGGTATCCAATCTATTCAAGGGAACATTTTCATCTTCCGCGATGGTTCCACGGCCGAAGTAGACAGCTTCATATATTGCACTG GATACGAGTTCACGTATCCCTTTATGTCTACTAAAGTTGAGCTGCGTACGGACGACAACCATGTCGAGCCGATTTACAAACATCTGATACATATGGATTATCCGAATTTGTTTATCATGGGATTACCAGGAATTGTAATTCCTTTCCCGATGTTTCACATACAGGCTCAATTCATTCTGGGTGTTCTCGAAGGTCATATTAAGTTACCATCTTCCGAAAAAATGCGCGAGGAATATGAAGCGGAAAAGAAGGTTCTACTCGATCAGGGTATTCCG CGGAGGCATATCATTAAACTAAAGGAGAGACAATGGGCATATTACGATGAAATCGCCGCAATAGCAAATATCCCAAGCTTCCCGCCAGTGATTAAAAAAATCTATAACCATGCCAATGAAATACGCGAATTGGATATTACTACTTACAAGAATCACAAGTATCGCATAATTGACGATGAAAATTTTGCCGTTTGTTACTGTAAACCTTGTTAG
- the LOC143144323 gene encoding uncharacterized protein LOC143144323 isoform X3 — protein MGYIWITNLPREVMQIPDFSMKDDDGPSFVHHSVIREYLGNYAKHFNLYPYIKLNTLVKHVEPETLHNGQTIWMITCEDLETNVETTKTFDAVVVCNGHYTVGHIPRIPGIESFPGGRIHSHQYRIPEVYARKKVCILGASWSGVDIAIEISQYAEKVYLSHNLPELVDLKISENVEQRAGIQSIQGNIFIFRDGSTAEVDSFIYCTGYEFTYPFMSTKVELRTDDNHVEPIYKHLIHMDYPNLFIMGLPGIVIPFPMFHIQAQFILGVLEGHIKLPSSEKMREEYEAEKKVLLDQGIPRRHIIKLKERQWAYYDEIAAIANIPSFPPVIKKIYNHANEIRELDITTYKNHKYRIIDDENFAVCYCKPC, from the exons ATGGGTTACATTTGGAT AACAAATCTTCCTCGGGAAGTTATGCAAATTCCTGACTTTTCAATGAAAGATGACGATGGCCCGTCATTTGTTCATCATAGTGTAATTCGAGAGTACCTTGGGAATTATGCGAAGCATTTTAACTTGTATCCTTATATAAAG TTGAACACTCTGGTGAAACACGTGGAGCCGGAAACGTTGCACAACGGGCAGACAATCTGGATGATCACGTGCGAGGATTTGGAAACCAATGTAGAAACCACTAAAACGTTCGACGCTGTGGTCGTGTGTAATGGTCATTACACTGTAGGTCATATTCCACGCATTCCAGGTATTGAAAGTTTTCCTGGTGGTCGGATACATAGCCATCAGTACAGAATACCCGAAGTATACGCTAGAAAGAAAGTTTGCATCCTAGGTGCATCTTGGTCCGGTGTCGATATCGCCATAGAGATATCGCAATACGCGGAAAAG GTATATTTAAGCCATAATCTACCGGAACTGGTTGATTTAAAAATATCCGAAAACGTGGAACAAAGGGCTGGTATCCAATCTATTCAAGGGAACATTTTCATCTTCCGCGATGGTTCCACGGCCGAAGTAGACAGCTTCATATATTGCACTG GATACGAGTTCACGTATCCCTTTATGTCTACTAAAGTTGAGCTGCGTACGGACGACAACCATGTCGAGCCGATTTACAAACATCTGATACATATGGATTATCCGAATTTGTTTATCATGGGATTACCAGGAATTGTAATTCCTTTCCCGATGTTTCACATACAGGCTCAATTCATTCTGGGTGTTCTCGAAGGTCATATTAAGTTACCATCTTCCGAAAAAATGCGCGAGGAATATGAAGCGGAAAAGAAGGTTCTACTCGATCAGGGTATTCCG CGGAGGCATATCATTAAACTAAAGGAGAGACAATGGGCATATTACGATGAAATCGCCGCAATAGCAAATATCCCAAGCTTCCCGCCAGTGATTAAAAAAATCTATAACCATGCCAATGAAATACGCGAATTGGATATTACTACTTACAAGAATCACAAGTATCGCATAATTGACGATGAAAATTTTGCCGTTTGTTACTGTAAACCTTGTTAG
- the LOC143144323 gene encoding uncharacterized protein LOC143144323 isoform X1 — translation MPSSKTRIAIVGGGVAGLVVARHTAARLDTFSVTLFEQTDQIGGTWVYTDETDVDKHGLPIHSSMYKNLRTNLPREVMQIPDFSMKDDDGPSFVHHSVIREYLGNYAKHFNLYPYIKLNTLVKHVEPETLHNGQTIWMITCEDLETNVETTKTFDAVVVCNGHYTVGHIPRIPGIESFPGGRIHSHQYRIPEVYARKKVCILGASWSGVDIAIEISQYAEKVYLSHNLPELVDLKISENVEQRAGIQSIQGNIFIFRDGSTAEVDSFIYCTGYEFTYPFMSTKVELRTDDNHVEPIYKHLIHMDYPNLFIMGLPGIVIPFPMFHIQAQFILGVLEGHIKLPSSEKMREEYEAEKKVLLDQGIPRRHIIKLKERQWAYYDEIAAIANIPSFPPVIKKIYNHANEIRELDITTYKNHKYRIIDDENFAVCYCKPC, via the exons ATGCCGAGTAGCAAAACCAGGATTGCCATAGTCGGTGGTGGTGTAGCCGGATTGGTGGTAGCCCGTCATACCGCCGCCAGGTTGGATACTTTCAGTGTTACTTTATTCGAGCAAACCGATCAGATCGGTGGCACATGGGTATACACCGACGAGACCGACGTCGACAAGCATGGATTACCAATTCATAGTAGCATGTACAAGAATCTAAG AACAAATCTTCCTCGGGAAGTTATGCAAATTCCTGACTTTTCAATGAAAGATGACGATGGCCCGTCATTTGTTCATCATAGTGTAATTCGAGAGTACCTTGGGAATTATGCGAAGCATTTTAACTTGTATCCTTATATAAAG TTGAACACTCTGGTGAAACACGTGGAGCCGGAAACGTTGCACAACGGGCAGACAATCTGGATGATCACGTGCGAGGATTTGGAAACCAATGTAGAAACCACTAAAACGTTCGACGCTGTGGTCGTGTGTAATGGTCATTACACTGTAGGTCATATTCCACGCATTCCAGGTATTGAAAGTTTTCCTGGTGGTCGGATACATAGCCATCAGTACAGAATACCCGAAGTATACGCTAGAAAGAAAGTTTGCATCCTAGGTGCATCTTGGTCCGGTGTCGATATCGCCATAGAGATATCGCAATACGCGGAAAAG GTATATTTAAGCCATAATCTACCGGAACTGGTTGATTTAAAAATATCCGAAAACGTGGAACAAAGGGCTGGTATCCAATCTATTCAAGGGAACATTTTCATCTTCCGCGATGGTTCCACGGCCGAAGTAGACAGCTTCATATATTGCACTG GATACGAGTTCACGTATCCCTTTATGTCTACTAAAGTTGAGCTGCGTACGGACGACAACCATGTCGAGCCGATTTACAAACATCTGATACATATGGATTATCCGAATTTGTTTATCATGGGATTACCAGGAATTGTAATTCCTTTCCCGATGTTTCACATACAGGCTCAATTCATTCTGGGTGTTCTCGAAGGTCATATTAAGTTACCATCTTCCGAAAAAATGCGCGAGGAATATGAAGCGGAAAAGAAGGTTCTACTCGATCAGGGTATTCCG CGGAGGCATATCATTAAACTAAAGGAGAGACAATGGGCATATTACGATGAAATCGCCGCAATAGCAAATATCCCAAGCTTCCCGCCAGTGATTAAAAAAATCTATAACCATGCCAATGAAATACGCGAATTGGATATTACTACTTACAAGAATCACAAGTATCGCATAATTGACGATGAAAATTTTGCCGTTTGTTACTGTAAACCTTGTTAG
- the LOC143144176 gene encoding dynein light chain Tctex-type protein 2B isoform X2: protein MEENVGANDFQEVPNSELPVENVEEEEKLQLKLEVLEDTATSQQPIYQMRPQLHEKFKPLSAKEVIHNVLFDQLSAKIYDAQEAIQWTKDIADIIREKVKDLKFKRYKYIVNVVLGEQHGAGVKMGTRCIWDAEADTYAYDSFLNDTIFCVATVYAVYFY from the exons ATGGAGGAAAACGTTGGAGCCAATGATTTCCAAGAAGTACCAAATAGTGAATTGCCAGTAGAAAATGttgaggaagaagaaaaactgCAATTGAAGTTGGAGGTTCTTGAAGACACTGCGACTTCTCAACAGCCAATTTATCAAATGCGACCACAACTACACGAGAA GTTTAAACCCTTAAGTGCTAAAGAAGTTATACATAATGTATTGTTCGATCAACTTTCTGCAAAAATTTATGATGCTCAGGAAGCTATTCAGTGGACTAAAGATATAGCAGATATAATTAGAGAAAAAGTAAAAG ACTTAAAGTTCAAGCGTTAcaaatatattgtaaatgtGGTTTTGGGTGAGCAACATGGCGCAGGGGTAAAAATGGGTACAAGATGTATTTGGGATGCAGAGGCAGATACATATGCTTATGATAGTTTTTTAAAT GACACAATATTCTGTGTGGCTACTGTGTAtgctgtatatttttattag
- the LOC143144323 gene encoding uncharacterized protein LOC143144323 isoform X4, with protein sequence MQIPDFSMKDDDGPSFVHHSVIREYLGNYAKHFNLYPYIKLNTLVKHVEPETLHNGQTIWMITCEDLETNVETTKTFDAVVVCNGHYTVGHIPRIPGIESFPGGRIHSHQYRIPEVYARKKVCILGASWSGVDIAIEISQYAEKVYLSHNLPELVDLKISENVEQRAGIQSIQGNIFIFRDGSTAEVDSFIYCTGYEFTYPFMSTKVELRTDDNHVEPIYKHLIHMDYPNLFIMGLPGIVIPFPMFHIQAQFILGVLEGHIKLPSSEKMREEYEAEKKVLLDQGIPRRHIIKLKERQWAYYDEIAAIANIPSFPPVIKKIYNHANEIRELDITTYKNHKYRIIDDENFAVCYCKPC encoded by the exons ATGCAAATTCCTGACTTTTCAATGAAAGATGACGATGGCCCGTCATTTGTTCATCATAGTGTAATTCGAGAGTACCTTGGGAATTATGCGAAGCATTTTAACTTGTATCCTTATATAAAG TTGAACACTCTGGTGAAACACGTGGAGCCGGAAACGTTGCACAACGGGCAGACAATCTGGATGATCACGTGCGAGGATTTGGAAACCAATGTAGAAACCACTAAAACGTTCGACGCTGTGGTCGTGTGTAATGGTCATTACACTGTAGGTCATATTCCACGCATTCCAGGTATTGAAAGTTTTCCTGGTGGTCGGATACATAGCCATCAGTACAGAATACCCGAAGTATACGCTAGAAAGAAAGTTTGCATCCTAGGTGCATCTTGGTCCGGTGTCGATATCGCCATAGAGATATCGCAATACGCGGAAAAG GTATATTTAAGCCATAATCTACCGGAACTGGTTGATTTAAAAATATCCGAAAACGTGGAACAAAGGGCTGGTATCCAATCTATTCAAGGGAACATTTTCATCTTCCGCGATGGTTCCACGGCCGAAGTAGACAGCTTCATATATTGCACTG GATACGAGTTCACGTATCCCTTTATGTCTACTAAAGTTGAGCTGCGTACGGACGACAACCATGTCGAGCCGATTTACAAACATCTGATACATATGGATTATCCGAATTTGTTTATCATGGGATTACCAGGAATTGTAATTCCTTTCCCGATGTTTCACATACAGGCTCAATTCATTCTGGGTGTTCTCGAAGGTCATATTAAGTTACCATCTTCCGAAAAAATGCGCGAGGAATATGAAGCGGAAAAGAAGGTTCTACTCGATCAGGGTATTCCG CGGAGGCATATCATTAAACTAAAGGAGAGACAATGGGCATATTACGATGAAATCGCCGCAATAGCAAATATCCCAAGCTTCCCGCCAGTGATTAAAAAAATCTATAACCATGCCAATGAAATACGCGAATTGGATATTACTACTTACAAGAATCACAAGTATCGCATAATTGACGATGAAAATTTTGCCGTTTGTTACTGTAAACCTTGTTAG
- the LOC143144175 gene encoding uncharacterized protein LOC143144175: protein MSAAVRERTTTHTSRKIVSHGGPISGQSQAATTANSLENNLDALLEDLQTSVSRSATPSRGGRALSPQVEYRVAANPTKVVSEVRPISPSRTMTTTTEKYVSSGPSGASSGIPGLEFIDSELQNVQPGQSKTIAYKQVSYQYNKNLDGKPVDTWTTSDNALPSTSLALMDNIRERTYEESTERTQRGPEPVSKTFNRELIYNDGSTPRSKQTSPLPGVQQRDMKYIHESASYQTEQIPSTVTTVHTNTAQEYGNVEYIPVPSPTPTIPINLAPGPNTKVTTTIKTYTYELPGAPETYLPSGGVPGTVVLPGDQTITYTLPKGANSATDKTVTYQTVTENVPPRTPIRYGSPPLVTDITKKSTTMHQESKFFREEHHGVPPGQPTTVVYHPGSSPQTTITRNEKYYQVDGSYPNGHAPGDRPDYPANTVIYQNQPPTINETHTTINRIEEHYPSRPPSSGRYPTPDKPGTPVNYYTVPPQATPPQSTATIYKFSNTTTTVPPNKNADDHEVLLPKPFPVGGVQVCPSKPAVTEQSPPKKLEELMASFSDSEREVLEDIEKREKGQQKEPVAGKKEVDFVPHTPPKVKSKNVAGPPVYYPPGSAEFTKKEESSAAMSQSGGGWQKASAKYEYEASSKSKSKSKSGGAVVPVCLPLCCAMPCVIM from the exons ATGTCAGCAGCAGTGAGGGAGAGAACGACAACACACACCAGCAGAAAGATCGTGAGTCATGGCGGTCCTATATCTGGCCAGAGCCAGGCAGCAACCACGGCCAACAGCCTCGAAAACAACTTAG ATGCTCTTCTCGAGGACTTGCAAACAAGTGTCTCGAGAAGTGCCACCCCAAGTCGTGGAGGCAGAGCACTGTCACCTCAAGTGGAGTATCGTGTGGCCGCAAATCCAACCAAGGTGGTCTCCGAAGTCAG ACCCATTTCACCGTCTCGAACGATGACGACCACCACAGAGAAATACGTGAGCAGTGGACCAAGTGGCGCATCGAGTGGTATACCCGGTTTAGAATTCATCGATTCGGAATTGCAAAAT GTACAACCTGGTCAAAGCAAAACGATTGCATATAAGCAGGTGTCCTATCAGTACAACAAGAACCTCGATGGAAAGCCAGTTG ATACGTGGACAACGTCGGATAATGCTCTACCTAGTACCAGCTTGGCCTTAAT GGAtaacattcgagaaagaacttaCGAAGAAAGTACAGAACGTACCCAACGTGGTCCAGAACCTGTTAGCAAAACATTCAATAGGGAATTA ATATACAACGACGGTTCTACACCTCGCTCGAAACAGACTTCGCCTTTGCCCGGTGTTCAACAGAGAGATATGAAATATATTCACGAATCTGCGA GTTACCAAACAGAACAAATACCGAGTACAGTGACTACGGTCCATACAAACACCGCCCAAGAATATGGAAATGTGGAGTATATACCGGTCCCATCGCCAACGCCAACAATACCGATCAATCTGGCACCTGGTCCAAACACGAAAGTTACGACCACTATTAAAACGTATACTTACGAGTTACCGGGAGCACCTGAAACATATTTACCAAGTGGCGGTGTTCCGGGAACTGTTGTGCTTCCAGGTGATCAAACAATAACGTACACGTTACCGAAAGGCGCTAACTCTGCCACCGATAAAACGGTCACCTATCAAACTGTGACTGAAAATGTTCCACCTAGAACACCAATTAGGTACGGCAGTCCACCTCTGGTGACCGACATTACCAAAAAGTCTACCACGATGCACCAAGAATCTAAATTCTTCCGCGAGGAGCACCACGGTGTCCCACCAGGACAACCGACCACAGTTGTCTATCATCCTGGCTCGTCGCCCCAAACTACAATCACGCGAAATGAGAAGTACTACCAGGTCGACGGTAGCTATCCTAACGGACATGCTCCCGGTGATCGGCCAGATTATCCAGCAAACACGGTCATTTATCAAAATCAGCCACCCACCATAAACGagacacacaccactataaatCGGATCGAGGAACATTATCCCAGTCGGCCACCATCCAGTGGACGATACCCGACACCTGATAAACCGGGAACACCGGTTAATTATTATACTGTACCGCCACAGGCCACCCCACCGCAATCTACCGCGACTATATATAAATTCTCGAACACGACCACAACGGTACCACCTAACAAGAATGCCGATGACCACGAGGTGTTGTTACCTAAACCGTTTCCAGTCGGGGGTGTTCAAGTTTGTCCGTCCAAGCCTGCTGTTACCGAACAAAGTCCACCTAAAAAATTGGAAGAGCTTATGGCATCATTCTCGGACTCCGAG CGCGAAGTGCTAGAAGATATCGAGAAAAGAGAGAAGGGGCAACAAAAAGAGCCAGTAGCCGGTAAAAAGGAAGTTGACTTTGTACCACATACGCCGCCCAAAGTTAAAAGTAAAAATGTCGCCGGTCCACCGGTTTACTATCCACCTGGATCAGCGGAATTTACCAAAAAGGAAGAATCCAGTGCAGCAATGTCGCAATCTGGT GGAGGATGGCAAAAGGCTAGTGCGAAATACGAATACGAAGCATCTAgcaaaagtaaatcgaaatcgaaaagCGGCGGAGCTGTGGTTCCCGTTTGTCTGCCCCTTTGTTGTGCCATGCCGTGTGTAATTATGTAA
- the LOC143144176 gene encoding dynein light chain Tctex-type protein 2B isoform X1 — protein MEENVGANDFQEVPNSELPVENVEEEEKLQLKLEVLEDTATSQQPIYQMRPQLHEKFKPLSAKEVIHNVLFDQLSAKIYDAQEAIQWTKDIADIIREKVKDLKFKRYKYIVNVVLGEQHGAGVKMGTRCIWDAEADTYAYDSFLNVRYISINSLHILYILLKVQYILYGYSFIKNNIHNRNIILQN, from the exons ATGGAGGAAAACGTTGGAGCCAATGATTTCCAAGAAGTACCAAATAGTGAATTGCCAGTAGAAAATGttgaggaagaagaaaaactgCAATTGAAGTTGGAGGTTCTTGAAGACACTGCGACTTCTCAACAGCCAATTTATCAAATGCGACCACAACTACACGAGAA GTTTAAACCCTTAAGTGCTAAAGAAGTTATACATAATGTATTGTTCGATCAACTTTCTGCAAAAATTTATGATGCTCAGGAAGCTATTCAGTGGACTAAAGATATAGCAGATATAATTAGAGAAAAAGTAAAAG ACTTAAAGTTCAAGCGTTAcaaatatattgtaaatgtGGTTTTGGGTGAGCAACATGGCGCAGGGGTAAAAATGGGTACAAGATGTATTTGGGATGCAGAGGCAGATACATATGCTTATGATAGTTTTTTAAATGTAAGATACATTTCAATCAATTCATTGCACATActctatattttattaaaagtacAATACATACTGTATGGCTatagttttattaaaaataatatacataatcGAAATATAATTCTTCAGAActag